A single Primulina eburnea isolate SZY01 chromosome 11, ASM2296580v1, whole genome shotgun sequence DNA region contains:
- the LOC140805817 gene encoding serine/threonine protein phosphatase 2A 55 kDa regulatory subunit B beta isoform-like, producing MSFSFNSSNVSSLAVSDWKFSQIFGDKLPGEEVQNIDIISAVQFDKSGNHLAVGDRGGRVVIFEKADGKEESLECTSREEFEKSDFVVSRHPKFRYKTEFQSHEPEFDYLKSIEIEEKINDIRWCVTPNGSLYILSTNDKTIKLWKVKEHKVKQVKKMDISQPISSENSLLAERSFINGQSEYLANGHSLGRKETTVNGVSLFNGGRSKLECIADSPRALCRKVYARAHDFSTNSISINSDGETFLSADDLRINLWNLEISNQCFNIIDMKPENMEDLTEVITSAEFHPYHCNLMAYTSSRGFIRLVDMRLSALCDHSAKILKDESHGQKSFFTEIVAAITDLKFANGGRHILCRDFMNLKLWDMRMDTCPVATYRIHEHLRPKLCDLYNNDAIFDKFDCCLAGDRLNFATGSYSNHLRIFSYGIGSEEGTTIEVGKNPYRKSLLQPSPKLRRSSLSNLTRGFSRQGSNEFGFDFNSKLLHMAWNPTTNLIACAAENTLLMYHHA from the exons ATGAGTTTTAGTTTCAACTCCTCCAACGTTTCCTCTCTCGCCGTTTCCGACTGGAAGTTCTCTCAAATCTTCGGCGATAAACTACCCGGAGAAGAAGTGCAAAATA ttgatattatatctgcaGTTCAATTCGACAAGAGTGGAAATCACCTTGCTGTAGGGGATCGCGGTGGTCGGGTCGTAATTTTCGAGAAAGCAGATGGTAAAGAG GAGTCACTAGAATGCACTTCACGGGAGGAGTTTGAGAAATCCGATTTTGTTGTTTCGAGGCATCCTAAATTTCGATATAAAACTGAGTTCCAAAGTCATGAGCCAGAG TTTGACTATTTAAAGAGCATTGAAATTGAAGAAAAGATCAATGATATTAGGTGGTGTGTGACACCTAATGGATCATTATATATTCTATCAACAAATGACAAGACTATTAAACTATGGAAG GTCAAGGAACATAAAGTAAAGCAAGTAAAAAAAATGGATATCAGCCAACCCATATCTTCAGAGAATTCTCTGTTGGCTGAAAGAAGTTTTATTAATGGGCAAAGTGAATATCTTGCCAATGGCCATTCTTTGGGACGGAAAGAGACCACAGTGAATGGTGTATCATTGTTCAATGGAGGACGATCCAAG CTAGAATGCATAGCAGATTCTCCTCGTGCTTTGTGTCGAAAAGTTTATGCGCGTGCGCATGATTTCAGTACAAACTCGATCTCAATCAATAG TGATGGGGAGACATTTCTTTCGGCTGATGACCTTAGAATAAATTTGTGGAACCTTGAAATCAGTAATCAGTGTTTCAATATCATTGACATGAAACCTGAAAATATGGAAGATCTTACAG AGGTTATCACTTCAGCAGAATTCCATCCATATCATTGCAATCTGATGGCGTACACCAGCTCAAGGGGGTTTATTCGGCTTGTGGACATGAGACTATCGGCATTATGTGATCACAGCGCAAAGAT attgaaagatgagtccCATGGACAAAAATCATTCTTCACAGAGATAGTTGCAGCGATAACTGACTTGAAGTTCGCAAATGGGGGAAGGCATATTTTATGTCGTGATTTTATGAATCTGAAA CTTTGGGATATGCGGATGGATACCTGCCCGGTGGCAACATATAGGATTCACGAGCACCTGAGGCCTAAG TTGTGTGATTTGTATAATAATGATGCAATATTTGACAAATTTGACTGCTGTCTTGCCGGAGACAGGCTTAACTTCGCGACTGGATCGTACAG CAATCATTTGCGCATATTTTCATATGGTATTGGAAGTGAAGAAGGTACAACCATAGAAGTTGGAAAAAATCCATATAG GAAGTCGCTTCTCCAACCTTCTCCAAAACTCCGACGATCATCATTAAGCAACTTGACTAGAGGATTTTCGAGACAAG GAAGTAATGAGTTTGGTTTTGATTTCAACTCCAAGTTGCTGCATATGGCATGGAATCCAACAACCAATTTGATAGCTTGTGCTGCTGAAAACACCTTACTTATGTATCATCACGCCTGA